The following coding sequences are from one Purpureocillium takamizusanense chromosome 14, complete sequence window:
- the FMP32 gene encoding Protein fmp32, mitochondrial (COG:S~TransMembrane:1 (o293-314i)~EggNog:ENOG503P09U): MPSAQTSPTNSAPFSRPLVTQLPPRTPRPPPMAAAPSLMAAEMLPRFLLPRLSWAAGAAATPHAVSRSVASTSRPWAVAFQDGRTSGARRSFYHGSSPPARPSSIADGAPATPPSPRRRSSPILRRAFHATALRQRDHHFDTLKFVKRLQGEGFTEEQSVAMMKVLNDVIEESIQNLTRTMVLREDAAKATYTQKVDFAKLRSELLSADSTESNTTRSAHERLTNDITKLSSRLRDEIGRTQASVRLDLNLEKGRIREEAVGQELKIKETESKIEQEVAALREKLEQVKFQTLQWLIGVCTGFAALLLGAWRLLM, from the exons ATGCCTTCAGCCCAAACGTCGCCAACAAACTCCGCCCCCTTTTCCCGCCCGCTCGTAACGCaactgccgccgcgcactcctcgtccgccccccatggcagcagcaccaagcctcatggccgccgagatGCTCCCCCGATTTCTGCTCCCGCGCCTGAgctgggccgcgggcgccgccgccaccccgcaCGCAGTGTCTCGATCCGTCGCATCGACATCGCGGCCGTGGGCTGTCGCGTTCCAGGACGGGCGGACGTCCGGCGCGAGACGCTCGTTTTACCatggctcgtcgccgcccgcgagacCCTCATCCATCGCGGATGGTGCgcctgcgacgccgccgtcgccgcggaggaggagcagcccgATATTGCGTCGTGCGTTCCACgcgacggcgctgcggcagcgcgacCACCACTTTGATACGCTCAAGTTCGTCAAGCGCCTACAGGGCGAGGGGTTCACCGAGGAGCAGtccgtggccatgatgaaggTCCTCAACGACGTCATCGAGGAGAG CATCCAAAACCTCACCCGCACCATGGTCCTccgcgaggacgccgccaaggccacGTACACGCAAAAGGTCGACTTCGCCAAGCTGCGCTCCGAGCTCCTCTCGGCCGACAGCACCGAGTCCAACACGACGCGCAGCGCCCACGAGCGCCTGACCAACGACATCACCAAGCTGAGcagccgcctgcgcgacgagatCGGCCGCACCCAGGCCAGCGTGCGCCTCGACCTCAACCTCGAAAAGGGCCGCATCCGCGAGGAGGCCGTGGGCCAGGAGctcaagatcaaggagacggagagcAAGATCGAGCaggaggtggcggcgctgcgcgagaagcTGGAGCAGGTCAAGTTCCAGACGCTGCAGTGGCTGATTGGCGTCTGCACTGGTTTcgcggccctgctgctcggtGCCTGGCGCTTGCTCAtgtag
- a CDS encoding uncharacterized protein (COG:S~EggNog:ENOG503P2N0) translates to MTDGTMSTGTGSSNGLPAGYGRSCTNCSKAKCRCILRSEGGSCERCHRLGKECHQIAATRKRTSKRSTSSRTAQLEEKLEDLVSILRATQKGDQNVLDAYASSTTTTKPSTKVHASSMPHLFPTSRLDSLAAAATADTPPPPSAPEPASKSFCVDTAIPSIGSDAYVRPEPTPAEAEIYIGKFRDWLRNFPFMHLPDHVTADALRKERPFLWTCIMNMTSMSLPQQQILRDKVRQELSDRMVFNNERTMDVLLGLIAYISWATMNTGPGSKPFLILYSQLAATILYDMGLTRNPHEEHMSGLYLKVWSLRPTPPPKVRTMEERRAALALWYLTSVCTSFIGKMETLHWTSHMEESLETLDREKDQPLDEILVALVRTQLINEEAQKLLRLQGCGDDSQGPTHIYKPGLLMRLEELRRRLPPALHSHYVVQLQLYATEAEVHSVALFTGQAIPEATRISSMFSCTKASATWFEWFFSVPLMEVPGLPFNVYVSMSHLQAILYRLTTSEDPAWDKQVLRNTADLLVLLDKTIDVFCKVGEVYCLRTDDSDGTVFLKGARILRNVRNFWEPALAHILNNNLPTPTSQTSQPLNAMPPLEPKMMMDPSHIIGPGFDLNDMTWMTDIFGPWET, encoded by the exons ATGACCGACGGAACCATGTCTACGGGAACGGGGTCGAGCAACGGCCTGCCCGCGGGCTATGGCCGTTCGTGCACCAACTGCTCCAAGGCCAAGTGCAGGTGCATACTGCGTTCTGAGGGTGGGAGCTGTGAGCGCTGCCACCGGCTCGGCAAGGAGTGCCACCAgatcgccgccacccgcaAGCGCACGTCCAAGAGGTCCACCAGCTCCAGgacggcgcagctcgaggagaagctcgaggacctcgtctCGATCCTGCGGGCCACGCAAAAGGGCGACCAAAATGTCCTAGATGCAtacgcctcgtcgacgacgacgacgaagccgtcgacaAAGGTCCACGCTTCCTCGATGCCCCATCTGTTCCCAACCAGCCGCCTCGACTCCCTAGCCGCTGCGGCAACAGCggacacgccgccgccgccgtcggctccggAGCCTGCCAGCAAGTCTTTCTGCGTTGACACTGCGATTCCAAGCATTGGCAGCGATGCGTACGTGCGCCCTgagccgacgccggcggaggcggagatCTACATTGGCAAGTTCCGCGACTGGCTCAGGAACTTTCCCTTTATGCATCTTCCCGACCATGTCACGGCGGATGCGCTACGTAAAGAGCGGCCGTTCCTGTGGACGTGCATCATGAACATGACATCAATGTccctgccgcagcagcagatccTCAGGGACAAGGTTCGCCAGGAGCTTTCTGATCGCATGGTGTTCAACAACGAGCGAACCATGGACGTTCTGCTGGGCCTGATTGCATACATAAGCTG GGCCACCATGAATACCGGACCGGGCTCGAAACCCTTCCTCATCCTGTACAGCCAACTAGCAGCCACCATCCTCTATGACATGGGATTGACGCGAAACCCGCATGAGGAGCACATGTCCGGCTTGTACCTGAAGGTTTGGAGTCTGCGgccgaccccgccgcccaaaGTCCGGACAATGGAGGAGCGCAGAGCAGCCCTGGCGCTGTGGTATCTCACCTCCGT GTGCACCTCGTTCATTGGCAAGATGGAGACGCTCCACTGGACATCGCACATGGAGGAGTCGCTAGAGACTCTGGATCGTGAAAAGGATCAGCCTCTCGATGAGATCCTGGTGGCGCTCGTCCGGACGCAACTCATCAACGAAGAGGCGCAGAAGCTCCTGCGCCTTCAAGGCTGCGGTGACGACAGCCAGGGACCAACCCACATCTACAAGCCGGGCCTGCTCATGCGTCTTGAGGAGCTCCGTCGACGGCTCCCGCCGGCACTGCACTCGCACT ATGttgtgcagctgcagctgtACGCCACAGAGGCCGAGGTCCACTCGGTTGCGCTCTTCACTGGCCAAGCGATCCCGGAAGCCACGAGGATCAGCAGCATGTTCTCGTGCACCAAGGCATCGGCGACCTGGTTCGAGTGGTTCTTTAGCGTACCGCTCATGGAGGTGCCGGGCCTGCCTTTTAACGTCTACGTCAGCATGTCCCACCTGCAGGCGATTCTCTACCGGCTCACCACGTCGGAGGATCCGGCGTGGGACAAGCAGGTCCTCCGCAACACGGCGGACCTTCTCGTGCTTCTGGACAAGACCATTGACGTCTTCTGCAAGGTCGGAGAAGTGTACTGCCTGCGcaccgacgacagcgacgggACCGTCTTCCTCAAGGGCGCTAGGATCCTGCGAAACGTGAGGAACTTTTGGGAGCCGGCGTTGGCTCATATATTGAACAACAATCTGCCGACCCCGACCAGCCAGACGAGTCAGCCGTTGAAcgccatgccgccgttggagccgaagatgatgatggaccCCAGCCACATCATTGGGCCGGGATTCGACCTCAACGACATGACGTGGATGACGGATATTTTCGGGCCCTGGGAAACATAA
- a CDS encoding uncharacterized protein (COG:S~EggNog:ENOG503Q4N3), producing the protein MNRPRNRQPRPNRHHGGSNKPSTTPTGASSSSSSSTQQQQQQDTTATATNNNNNNNSRPSRGGRPYRYYTPATPQQAAGTVPTLRQVVPGASVHVVLKEDQPTGRETAGIVAELLTRGDHPRGIKVRLRGGQVGRVQRMADNTTTTAASSYSSSFPSWGRNGEEAGSSSNNNNNNRVAAPPLSAGRFTHRYTDVRRELDEFPEGPPARSLADFMPALLPDNEDAAAATGGERRRRVEEEDVSDAGLPPVVRCPVCEAFEGDETAVTHHVEREHFG; encoded by the coding sequence ATGAACCGGCCACGCAACCGGCAGCCGCGGCCAAACCGCCAtcacggcggcagcaacaagccCAGTACCACCCCCaccggcgccagcagcagcagcagcagcagcacgcaacagcagcagcagcaagacaccaccgccaccgccaccaacaacaacaacaacaacaactcCCGCCCAAGCCGCGGTGGTCGGCCTTACCGCTACTACACCCCCGccacgccgcagcaggccgccggcacggTGCCGACCCTCCGGCAGGTCGTCCCGGGGGCGTCGGTCCACGTCGTGCTCAAGGAGGACCAGCCCACGGGgcgcgagacggccggcatcgtggccgagctgctcaCGCGGGGGGACCACCCGCGCGGCATCAAGGTGCGCCTgcggggcgggcaggtcggcCGCGTGCAGCGCATGGCcgacaacaccaccaccactgctgcCTCTTCttattcttcttctttcccttCCTGGGGCAGgaacggcgaggaggcaggcagcagcagcaacaacaacaacaacaaccgcgtcgccgctccCCCTCTGTCAGCGGGCAGGTTCACCCATCGCTACACGGACGTGAGgcgcgagctggacgagTTCCCCGAGGgtccgccggcgaggagcttggcGGATTTCATGCCCGCGCTCCTGCCCGACAATGaagacgccgcggccgccacgggcggggagcggcggcggcgggtggaggaggaggatgtgTCGGACGCGGGGCTGCCGCCTGTCGTCCGGTGTCCCGTCTGTGAAGCGTttgagggcgacgagacggcggtgacgcaTCATGTCGAGCGCGAGCACTTTGGCTGA